gtgagataagtgtcggccagatacctctagctcatgaaagcgggcgaacgtgtaccctggggccctgttcgctacattgcacaggcctaccattggcaaccccgtggacagtgccctggaattggccattcctgttaatgcataagctcttaggtccctaaggggccggcgagacattattctgataggcaaccgctgtagctttcacaatccaatgagacaacccctgacgtggcagtggtagtcctttatggtgtgtggccgccacaaaaagttgaactctgctaaattctgtatagtcacagagctttaacaggacacacatagttgagctcctgaccctcctctgagtgagggggcagggtgcggggcatccaggtcctttctccgacatctaaagaaagtcctgctctgggcacaagtctgtaatggggagaagacgcaccttcttcaaatcagagtcagattgtaaaccaagagggcctcacaaggaaggcttttagttcactcactcatttcatggtggttaatgctgtattagaacagtcttgacaagctaaacttcaaaccagtgatttggaggggtgagcgtgtagctcaacttaaccagaactaagtctccaaggagtactaccctgctggcttgtactcaaaacttaagtggctggctgaaaatgcagcatggtaaactttcctattgggaaagactttaaccctgtgtataagatcccgtaggaagctaagaagctgaacaacagggcgttagggagaagtgtctccgtgtgccccataccttgaacacacgccatttatgaccaagtatgaagtgtgtatgctgctgtcgcccctagtacagtgtcggtgactgctgggagagggcgactgcgtctgaattctacctctcacagaatgagcctaccggaccagcctgtctaggtgagaattataaatatcgcttcttgtctgagaggatctctcagtagaggtggggcccctgagggCCCTCCGAACAACCTTACATCATCGTGACCCCATAGGGTGACATAATtgggccaacaaaatcagtagcaggctctgttgcctgactctgaccagtgtgggggttattatgcttattggtgtgaatgcatagagcagggtgttttgcccatagcaatctagtgcatcttttatgccaaggaggaatagagggcactgtgtgtttccttacaaggtgtagagatagcaaaaacctgcaccaacccctgccccacacagccgatgtttgagagtagagatgatgttccccttggccctgttctgcagacttaacagaaactgtgacccagcaatcgtttcctcaaccacctacatcgttttggaaatgtttcagggcccaGAACACTTAGCCTAATGTATATGGTCGCCCTGGACGTGCGATGGTGAAACCACTGCATGAACAACGTGGccagtaagctttactgtaaaagcccttcatcatagagagacacctctcgctaccgtaatagcggatgccgttacaccaactgtagtctagaccttgtctgactactactaacggtgacttgttgaacccaaattcactcgatgctttagcgccgtcctggaatctaatgctgactccttcgagagggagcaatatgggaaattgtcttaattacagtattctgatcccaagcctgtcagaggggctaacgccgtcctcaatcgctggttgaggcagcgagatgctgtatgttttgccgtggcggcgaaactcataatacacattctgatttcagacaggctacagccttgtgataagatcatctgctgtaactcttgtgacaaccccaaaatcgagacgatgatatgcttgacaaagcaccttgttgtcagatgtatgcgattgtggcatacctgtttttataagacggtctgtaaaatgcgctttccagctgagatcgcgcagtatgttgaacagagcccattgacggttccttagagtagaaaagaagggatctcttcgttcgtaactcgagaactcagtctactgaccttaaattagtgttccactgagcctaggtggttttgtgatcaacagaagttctttatccacttacagtggaataaagtagtgttgcgtttgtgtactgtacgtcatggatgagcatgacccgtcgctcttatatgacgttagtcacgttacccacgcagccgtgacgtgacgcacactagtagcgtcaccggagagatctctgccatgtctccgctgccaataaaggggaaatggtgcgccctggtggtgttatgacagtggtgcaccccccttttttttttttttttttatgtaccgtatttatttttgagagatttctggtgtcagtacacattgtacttgtacacctcgtgtgtgacttctcaataacaactccgtccttggcccaaggcctggatggggatggcattctttatttattttaaagcacactggtctgttgaggctacccctaggctgcaaggggagccacttttgtgttaccaaatctgcccctcgcctgggtgcgagggatatttgttcccttaacactgctgagactactgtgatagtatcccctgtgtgcatgttaacaatttcacccttggcccctgcctggatgcaatgataattgtttactgagcagtttagtctggtgagacagaggctactgctttgcattacttgtgtaagttatgtagtaacaatttcgcccttggctcttgcccagatgcgaatgacccttgtttactgaacactttagtctggtgagatgcaaagtgtgcatgtttataacatgttaacattgttatgtgttaagacaattcgcactaggcccctacctagatgcgaatgacctttgtctacttaacactttagtctggtgagacacaatgtgtgtatattgtgttaataaaattcgcccttggccctgccttagtgcgaatgaccttagtctacttaacaccttagtgagatgagaccgctctcatgcattatgtgcatcttatgtgttgaccaaatcgttcctggcccttgctaggaagataaagatctttgtatactaaacaccttggtatactgaacagtttggtgaaattaccctctgtgtagcattggcgtttattttgtatcaacagattcgcctttggcccacggcctaggtgcgaataatgtatatttactggacactgagattgggtgtgatttgtgcttggtgacactttgtctgcagtttcagattttgaacacctgtaagacataaccttttctccatcttcctctccgctgtgggcgaggacgtgggaacaagtgagcctgggctgtcaggtccgccactgggtcctgtaggccgtttggacagtttgggcctctgttctgggttgaagcaccttgagcttctgaccgttctagcccttagggtgcaggctatggcctctctctccataggatgACTACCTTGGCAGTGTTGACCTGTCTGGGAGGTTGGGGCCTGGGGGCGGCTTGTGTGTCAGGCTCGCCCAGAGAGCATCATCCTTCTGCCTGCCGAGACCTTGTCTCCCTCATCTTCACCAGCACAGCGCCGGGCCCTTGGTGCAGCGTGTAGATGATGCCTGAGTGTCTGTTTTGCCGTGTCCGTCTGGACCTGGTGACAGCATCAGAGAGCAATCGGACCGGCTCGCCCACCTATCAGTCTCTCTTGCAGGGGAGAGCGATGTTGGACATAGTCGACACAGCCCATCGGTTAGGGCATATTTGGAATACTTGTGAGGCTTCCAGTGACAGGGGGCCATCTCTCAGACAGGCCAggactgctgggaggggtggccaggttggacttgaggagggttggggggcagtgttgctggtccctttctttgtctcctgcatcctgagcagagggccgccgagtcagcatggtcactggggggccttgattactgcaggataggtcgcccaccctgttggggtcgagggggcagcgacgtgatgtccctgatattgtgctttatgcttgggtatcctcctgctccctgtgagagggggtagcctaagctggggtcgtcctcgggtggcatggtatccacagagtctgacttgtgcatgggggctgttagtgacgatcaccacattcagcctccgctcccgaattccctctggtattgtccacgcagtggtgcaggtatggcggcctgcaaccgttgcatgtgcatggtagggttccatgcagacctgggattctccgcccgccatggtgggctgcgtgacgccggcacgggaggcaacgggctcttcactctttgttttcacacttccctatggcgggggaaatgcctgaagcatctttcagaataaaagagagaggagagtagtgttactcgaagaactcgtcataacaagtgattacttcagttaacaccagtgttagcagattagccgcacgtgcggggtagctacggatcgaagctagcaacttgtttcccgccgagtgggtttacatgcggtgggttaacaacagaaaacagattaaaatagtcaaacagagtagcgagtgaggcgttctcgctccctgttgtaaggtgtagcttaccattaataagttatcaccggcacccgagtgctcggtggaggtagaggtagctaaatcaggctaagctgaagttaggtagctaggtgggttaggtagcccgccatgctaaacttgtagctacagatcgaagctagcaacttgtttcccgccgagtgggtttacatgcggtgggttacaaacagaaaacagatgaaaatattcaaacagagtagcgagtgaggcgttctcgctccctgttgtaaggtgtagcttaccattaataagttatcaccggcacccgagtgctcggtggaggtagaggtagctaaatcaggctaagctgaagttaggtagctaggtgggttaggtagcccgccacgctaaacttgaagttcgccacgacgcggacacttcactagagttggaaagtaagctgacttaactgcaaaccttcaatgcacttcttgacgaaggcaaacaatatagcacttaccggccgcggtcgcgttcggcgacggggtcctggacggtccgtctgtgaacggttaagcgagcacagccttggcaggtgcgaggagcttgtagtagatcttcacgggaagaaagcgagaatgctggactcagcgtgtcgacgggggtagacaccccaagcgggcggagcccgactgcgtcgactgtctgtctttgacagacgtaatgtcattggagcttccatagatggtcacgcccaagcgtatcccatagtgaaacaccgagcgaagttagaaaaagaacctgTAATTTTAGAGTAGAGCTCTAGTTGACTAATGCAATCTGCCGCCATGAATGCCCTTTCGTTGCTATGATGACTTGTGATAGTGGATGGTGTTTGGTGATTGTGAAGTAACTGTGCATTAATGTGCTCTTCGAAACTTGTGTACACAAGTCTCGGAAACTCGTGTTTAAACAACGGGTtttccagtggaaaataccacttggcttgcattcatgtgtgtttcCCGTGTCGGCGTTTGATATTTACCACAATTCACAAAGCACGATTGACAGAGGTGAACAGAACAGAATGCGCtaaggacagggcaggacagccGACCGAGTTGGGGAATTAGAACTGTCTTTGAATACACGTGATTGCTAGATGGTGGTGCGAGACACGGCAAACTTGTGTTTTCCACTGTGTAGGACCTATATTGTGTTGGGTTGTGAAAAACGCTGTCCGTGAAAACGTGGATGATGCCTTCTCCCTGGCTGTGCTCGTCAGTCGCGTGTGTAGGCTACCTCTTGTAGAATGGTTATTAAGCGTTCGTAACGCAGGGGCACTGTGTAAGCACTTCCAGCGAGCCAGCTCCGTGGCGTCGAAAGTAACATTTAAAAAGGTGTTTATGGTGTAACGGCCCCAGCCCCACTATAACTAATTCCCCACGGATATGAATTGTATTCCCAGTTAAATAAATATCATGcttgttctgtttcactcaagagagactgccagacggctagcccatcTTCCATCTCCACTACTTATTTCTTAACGTGGTTAATATTGTAGGCTACAAAGCATTTGTCCCTTTTATTTGTTGTATTTCAACCGTTGTCAGAAACGCCCTGAAGGACATTGACGCAACTTACAACTTATTTTAACCACGGCCAGAACAGCTCATTTTTAGTATTTATTTCATTGAGTTATACTTTTGTCTGCATGACTTTCAAATCACAGAACTACAATAGGCTATGCAAAGAACAATACTATATCAAAGATAATTGATTTCTCTAGCCATTTAGTTGCATTATATCATGTCAATTCAAGGTTGATGCTCATGTTTCCAGTTTCATTTAAGATgggctatatcagtggttctcaaacttttcccatcattccccccttcggagggtctggatgctcccccccccccaaagcaacagcagtagtTGTGCAGACTgattcaaaggaaaggtgactggtgagattttttttatttttttttttaaagagggacgTCTGtttatttcctatgctattcaaatttatGATAATGTTGGTgaaggcttaaaatgtattgcttattggagagacaggaaatcatttccttgggggggacgacaccccaaaatcagatgtcacacgcccccccaccCGAGATGCCTCTGTTCCTGCATGATGTGAGggaccaggggcggatctagccattttggggccctaggcaaaatatcaacatggggccctaaaGTCATATTATTTAAAAATGTCGGTGTTTTGTTGCTATTTACTGTGTTTTGAGTCATGTACACCatcttcgattactttgcatATGTGGctaagcctacttttttgtgggtTTACTGGTGTGACGGTTaacttggggcccctatggaggacagatttggtcggggtcCTAGGCAATTTCTTAGGTCTGCCTACTGGAAAGTCTGCCTTTCAGAGGGACAAATTCCCAAGATCTTTAAGAGCAGTTAAATCACTTATTTTCACAACTATAAATGTACTGAAATAGATTATATTTTTCCAGCCATCCTTCATCACTTACAGCCAAGTGTATTTTCCCCTTTTCAATCAATGTGCACTGTAAGGTTCCATTtcacagtccctccaggattttgcactgggattttgtgatttttgcggtcaaaatgcctgattttgtggcggcattttctcattttttgcaaagattttgcggcattttctcattttttgcaaagattttgcatccctttctgggtttttttggtaactgaaaaccacaatcagtctaagcaagcttaagacaaaagagagagagattcagaaacacacttcctatagcctataggcctaatagaataggcctaataaaatattgtcaaaaactgtcagagcgtcttattagccagtgcgtccaatgtgtaaataTAATGTGtaaattagggctgggcgattcaccctgaaaaaaaaatctagattttttcattgccaaactcgattcacgattcacgattcgattcaatacccaccccccccccccccccccccccccaaaaaaaaaaaacttgttgagctctctaggccccaacgtggtgtgtgtgtgtgtgtgtgtgtgtgtgtgagagagagagagagagagagagagagagagagagagagagagagagagagattgacagagagattgagaagtaggctctgtttgtgtggcgatgcctctggtgtgtgtgagtgaagcctactcggactggaccagtttatatggacatggggtagcctatagcagaggttttcaaagtggggcctggggacgcctgggggggcgtgagaggatgccaggggggccgtggcagattggcagggaaagtatagcaaaatgaattgaatgacctaagtagccaaaataaaccaaaaataggcttaaatcccaaaggaatattttttttctttacaatatttatttattgtgctttctgtagtacctgaatggtcttaggaatacacaaactttatcaaggtgtgagactgggtgcacagaaaaaaatagtgtggcacttcccatgtcagggggggcttggctgtatctacctgtatgtggagggctcatagtaaagtttgggaactccaggccaaaatagcctgatGTAATTTATCTCAGGACATTGGTAATAGAAAttaccaattgggattacattgaaacatctcagagaaagaacaaaacatgtgaggggtaaacactcaggcactgttgagatttgtcgtcacgtgccatccatccccacaatatattaatgatgcattatagtacagatgtatggaggctcttgtcccagatgaacaaatttagcaattgccagctggtttcccatcagagcccatagtaatgcgtctgaatacatgtcgatgcatctgaacactgctgcgttaacacagcgaaaacattttggagcaacgccctaaaacaatgcttacttcaagacggtaacgtttgcaagcctcaGTAGATTCGATATCGCGTTTcacatgcatttaatcagacatcagcgcattcgcacaggattagAACCAGTTTTACTGCCGGTAATTTCTCCAGACtgcaacaggtggtaaaactctcggcgaagtttaccgatatcgccgctatctttactgacatggcgcgttcagacgcggttactttaccacaagtctcctaactagtcccgtccgagtagggctttagagagagggggagagagcgcgcgagagacagagtgctccggttgcttgggtgtgtgtgtgtgtgtgagagagagagagagagagagagagagagagagagagagagagagagagagagaagagagagagagagagaaagagagagagagagagagagagagagagagagagagagagagagagagagagattcctttcaactcacatatgttggttaagataatataggcgaggaagcagcgcatccaaaactttaagcatgtgttgaaaacctctcttctctcaataaattggaagcatatcgtagtaggtagttctagcctaattgcatccgtgattgctttccaccctgcgccactcttgtggtaggggtagagtagtttgtttagcattttctccgcgagatgttttcgtttcaaatattgaaacatgcctgtagtccggctgctacgacgtacagcttatgacaacactgtcattcacaatttacaaagtggtaggttgtttaattcatcattggcaaaacgataggaggtagtgtctccttttttgaacaggagcccgtattcctcacccgtttcactatatttctgtcaaaccatttcactcaccacgacacagagaatgcactaggtaggctagacctacgtcttcgccaagtggcgaacgtaatgcaatgcgctgtgcgcttggatacacaaactgacagatgattttaaaaaaaatcgtataacgcgatttctcaaaaaacaaatcgatttgacgttcaaactcgattttaaaatcacatcgattttttgcccaggcctagtgtaaatataaaaaaatcatgaccgcgacactcataaatctctgtcgatattttagaacgacttcgggggaaaacgggacagcgcgttatgaaaaaatacttgtgggtaggcctatagcctaccactaggcctaatgaagagcgtcgcggggtacagtagccaggctgtatgcaagcgttacaatgtcacctgttggaagacgcgtctctctctctctctctctctctctctctctctctctctctctctctctctctctctcctctctctctctctctctctctctcgtgctcgtattgcaagctgttgcatagcctattatttgcttgatgcaaagttgtgatggcatacacgctctcgttgacatggttgtgtgcatggttgcatggattcgcaagactttattgcaataacacagtgaaagcgtggaagggccgttctatctcggtgtccttgactgaaacaagttgcaaaactccacacttccgaaacctttgcgatcggcactacagtgattgttatcagaaggcttgtgcctacgcatagacatagacccttaaattacaaacattagcgaacattgaaaaaagatcagacaacgaccgtcgggtagcatgctcatgaaagcgacaggggagagtggagaagttccgcaaacatgtagcctaacgtaagatgtttactgtgcgacagtaccgccactatttcatgactgcatacacttcttcgtcatggataaatgggcaacaatactttttccacccaggattgcactgaaaagtaggctactgctgttaaaaaaaaggtcatgggtgtgcagcaccgacgcctgcgtgtagcctatgtgtgagggaggggaggagagacgcggaatgaggtgagatgagggtcgcgacttccgaaatagcaggcaattctttttcaatgtttcagtgacatattaacaaaaatgcttcgtattggttttcgtctccggtggtattgtagtcacatttttatttttttgacgaaaatataaatcaataaactccacagaatgttgaaattttgcgggaaaaatgcggctttacaggaattacgcggcatcgtgaaattatgcggaatatcattgaatttgcatgaatccacgcgatcgctgaatcgcgaaaaactggagggactgatttcAGAGCAAAGTACTGTTCCATGGCATCGCACAGTGACACATAAATTATGGGTCTGAGAATAAATAAGTGAAAAAGTTGATATTAAATACATAGCTAatgttaaaaatgaaaaacatacTTGAAACATACAACTCCATCTGAGATTGATTTCAAATGTTGATTGATTCAGATGTtgaaattaattattttattctttttttcccccctccagaTACAACTCTCtccgactgtgctgtgctgtgcagtgcgaaCACTGTGAAGTTGATCACTCTGCGTCAAACACTACTGTCTGAAACACGCTCAGGGTTATCAAGGGAAAATTGGACCTACCCCCATCAGGATTGTGTCTGTAACTTTAGGACATCAGGTACTTTGAAAAGTCATGATATAGCAAAttaccatgctcaaaaaacagtGCAATCGCTTTGGTATCACATGACTAACTCTTACATTGCCGTTCATTTTATCTCCTCAGAATGCTATTACGAGTGGGCATTTCCCCCGGCAGATTTCGGAGGGTCCAGCTTCGTAGTGTACCGGAATCTGTGGACCATCTAAAGGATATTCTCAGAGAGATGCTTGAACTGGACGGAGAGTTTTCTTTGCAATTTGAAGATCCTGACTTTGAAAATGCCCTTACTGACTTGCAGAGCATTGATGAGTTGCCTCCCGAGCTTCGGCTGAAGCAAGGGAACGAGGTCTACAAGCAAACCAAAACTCCCATTGTCCCCACAAGAGAAATGAAGTCTGCCATCATCACTGCCATAGTGGAGTCCATTTTTGCGTCAGATTGCTACCCAGACAAGGCAGATATGAAGTGTTACGCCGCAGCACTAGTAGCAAAACACCCATGCCTCACAGAAGATGGTCCTGGAACTGGGTATGATGGTTGGCTTGTGAGCCTTTGGTTTAAAGTTGGAAATTACCGAACCAAGTTGCGTAAGGCTGGGCATGCAGAAGTGTCTGTTAACAAAAAGAAAGCTGATTCAGAGGAAGGGATGAAGTTTCGCCTCAAAAAAGCAAGAAGAGCTGAGGTAAACTTTTTACCTCCACATGCGGAAGGGCAATCAGACGAATCTCTTGATGACCTAAGATCACAAATGATGAAGGAAACTGAAAAGAAGACATTCGATGCCAAGTTCATCAAAGAAACAATGGATGTTACTTTTTCTCTTCGGCGCCGAGAGGTTATTGAAATTCAACCCCTTGTCCAAGTCCTGAGGGACAGATGGCCTGCCCTGTTCTTCAAAGATGAGGCCAGTACCTGCTATATTAGTCTTAACGTATGCCAGTTTGTACATGattctttgtgtttgtctttcaaaTTTGTAAATTAACTACAACACAGTACACTCTTTCACTGTTTCCACAGATATGCCGTGAATTCTTCCGCATCACACAAATTGACCTCATGACATCATTCCGATCATCACTGGCAAGATTCACTCCGGCATTGCTGAAGTACTACAGGAAGAAGAAGGAGTCTGCAGGATCTGAGCTTACAACACTGCTTGCACCTCTGGATGACCAGGTAACTTGTCTGCATGTACAAATGCTTCCAAATACTCTGAGAAGGTTCACACAATGAAGGAGAGTAGTGAGGCACTTTATTAATCTTGA
This is a stretch of genomic DNA from Engraulis encrasicolus isolate BLACKSEA-1 chromosome 6, IST_EnEncr_1.0, whole genome shotgun sequence. It encodes these proteins:
- the LOC134450139 gene encoding uncharacterized protein LOC134450139, yielding MKSAIITAIVESIFASDCYPDKADMKCYAAALVAKHPCLTEDGPGTGYDGWLVSLWFKVGNYRTKLRKAGHAEVSVNKKKADSEEGMKFRLKKARRAEVNFLPPHAEGQSDESLDDLRSQMMKETEKKTFDAKFIKETMDVTFSLRRREVIEIQPLVQVLRDRWPALFFKDEICREFFRITQIDLMTSFRSSLARFTPALLKYYRKKKESAGSELTTLLAPLDDQVADIADLRERVALEGLPLVLKEDNGCLFRKCFDTDAEETYTKGVKIGILSVVEDDGVAARRSLPNVVNIAVILEETVVLDDINDLPSAVGYLFGLLYACNMEYPKGLNYTFEVIQKVFLELDAQNCSARAMSLRRKIFEFLR